The following coding sequences lie in one Streptomyces albofaciens JCM 4342 genomic window:
- a CDS encoding tetratricopeptide repeat protein, translating to MRQELLSLPKTLADDVARNLVMVAKLLDEDPEQAYGYSRVALRLASRVPSVREAAGFAAYAVGKYGEALAEFRAARRMTGSVELWPVMADCERGLGRPEKALAMAGEPEVQKLDRAGQVEMRLVAAGARRDMGQTDAAVVTLQSPELASNSVQPWTARLRYAYADALLEVGREDEAREWFAKALEADQGGTTNASDRLAELDGVEFTDVLEGAGEDEDADEDLGEDTEVNEGGERKDETVLDAPAAPAAPADAPAAPAEAPAEPVAPADAPREGTPNEGTPNEGTPRDDRPEQS from the coding sequence GTGCGGCAGGAGCTGCTGAGCCTGCCGAAGACGCTCGCCGACGATGTCGCCCGGAACCTGGTCATGGTGGCGAAGCTGCTGGACGAGGACCCGGAGCAGGCGTACGGCTACTCGCGGGTGGCGCTGCGGCTGGCGTCGCGCGTCCCCTCCGTACGCGAGGCGGCCGGCTTCGCCGCGTACGCCGTCGGGAAGTACGGCGAGGCGCTGGCCGAGTTCCGTGCGGCGCGGCGGATGACCGGCAGCGTGGAGCTGTGGCCCGTGATGGCCGACTGCGAGCGCGGTCTCGGCCGGCCCGAGAAGGCCCTGGCCATGGCCGGTGAGCCCGAGGTGCAGAAGCTGGACCGCGCTGGCCAGGTCGAGATGCGGCTGGTCGCGGCCGGTGCCCGCCGGGACATGGGCCAGACGGACGCGGCCGTGGTGACCTTGCAGAGCCCCGAGCTGGCGTCGAACTCCGTACAGCCGTGGACGGCCCGGCTGCGCTACGCGTACGCCGACGCGCTGCTGGAGGTCGGCCGCGAGGACGAGGCGCGCGAGTGGTTCGCCAAGGCGCTGGAGGCCGACCAGGGCGGCACCACGAACGCCTCGGACCGGCTCGCCGAGCTGGACGGCGTGGAGTTCACGGACGTACTGGAAGGCGCGGGCGAGGACGAGGACGCGGATGAGGATCTGGGTGAGGACACGGAGGTGAACGAGGGCGGCGAGCGTAAGGACGAGACCGTACTCGACGCGCCGGCCGCACCTGCCGCTCCCGCCGACGCGCCGGCCGCCCCCGCCGAAGCTCCGGCCGAACCCGTCGCCCCCGCCGACGCGCCGCGCGAAGGCACCCCGAACGAAGGCACCCCGAACGAAGGCACCCCGCGCGACGACCGCCCCGAACAGAGCTGA
- a CDS encoding IucA/IucC family protein — protein MLNPTADTSGAAARDAVRHLTPELWARANRLLVRKALAEFAHERLLTPQRLPEDGHYVVRSDDDRVEYRFTARRLSLDHWHIDADAITRHRDGAEVPLDALDFFIELRRTLALSDDILPVYLEEISSTLSGTAYKLAAGPAAAAELAKADFQTIETGMSEGHPCFVANNGRLGFGVHEYHSYAPEAANPVRLIWLAARRDRATFTAGEGLDYDRLIEAELGGPTLDRFATTLRDLGLDLADYRLIPVHPWQWWNKLSVTFAAEVAQQHLVCLGPGDDAYLAQQSIRTFFNTSDPTKHYVKTALSVLNMGFMRGLSAAYMEATPAINDWLAGLIERDETFRAARFSIIRERAAIGYHHRQYEAATAKGSPYLKMLAALWRESPVPTLEPGQRVATMASLLHTDPEGGSLAAALIEESGLEPADWLRRYVDAYLTPVLHAFYAYDLVFMPHGENVILVIEDGTVQRAIFKDIAEEIAVMDPDAVLPPAVERIRADVPEDKKLLSLFTDVFDCFFRFLNGILVTNGVLDEDTFWRTVADCVHAYQEANPQLADKFRQYDMFADEFALSCLNRLQLRNNKEMVDLQDPAGALQLIGTLENPIARYAGGGEA, from the coding sequence ATGCTGAACCCCACCGCGGACACCTCCGGCGCCGCGGCGCGCGACGCCGTCCGCCACCTCACCCCCGAGCTGTGGGCGCGCGCCAACCGCCTCCTGGTGCGCAAGGCCCTCGCCGAGTTCGCGCACGAGCGCCTGCTGACGCCACAGCGCCTGCCCGAGGACGGCCACTACGTCGTACGCAGCGACGACGACCGCGTGGAGTACCGTTTCACCGCCCGCCGGCTGAGCCTGGACCACTGGCACATCGACGCCGACGCCATCACCCGCCACCGCGACGGCGCCGAGGTCCCCCTCGACGCGCTGGACTTCTTCATCGAACTGCGCCGCACGCTCGCGCTCAGCGACGACATCCTCCCGGTGTACCTGGAGGAGATCAGCTCCACCCTCTCCGGTACGGCGTACAAACTGGCCGCCGGGCCCGCGGCCGCCGCCGAACTGGCGAAGGCCGACTTCCAGACCATCGAGACCGGCATGTCCGAGGGCCACCCCTGCTTCGTCGCCAACAACGGCCGCCTCGGCTTCGGCGTACACGAATACCACTCCTACGCCCCCGAGGCCGCGAACCCCGTGCGCCTGATCTGGCTGGCCGCGCGCCGCGACCGCGCCACGTTCACCGCGGGCGAGGGCCTGGACTACGACCGGCTGATCGAGGCGGAGCTGGGCGGCCCGACCCTGGACCGGTTCGCCACCACCCTGCGCGACCTCGGCCTGGACCTGGCCGACTACCGTCTCATCCCCGTCCACCCGTGGCAGTGGTGGAACAAGCTCTCCGTCACCTTCGCCGCCGAGGTCGCCCAGCAGCACCTGGTCTGCCTGGGCCCCGGCGACGACGCCTACCTGGCGCAGCAGTCGATCCGTACCTTCTTCAACACCAGCGACCCGACGAAGCACTACGTCAAAACGGCGCTGTCGGTCCTCAACATGGGCTTCATGCGCGGTCTGTCCGCCGCCTACATGGAGGCCACCCCGGCCATCAACGACTGGCTGGCGGGCCTGATCGAACGCGACGAGACCTTCCGGGCCGCCCGCTTCTCGATCATCCGCGAGCGCGCCGCCATCGGCTACCACCACCGCCAGTACGAGGCCGCCACCGCCAAGGGCTCCCCGTACCTGAAGATGCTCGCCGCCCTGTGGCGCGAAAGCCCGGTGCCCACCCTGGAGCCGGGCCAGCGGGTGGCCACGATGGCGTCGCTGCTGCACACCGACCCCGAGGGCGGTTCGCTGGCGGCGGCCCTCATCGAGGAGTCCGGCCTCGAACCGGCGGACTGGCTGCGCCGCTACGTCGACGCCTACCTCACGCCCGTCCTGCACGCGTTCTACGCCTACGACCTGGTCTTCATGCCCCACGGCGAGAACGTCATCCTGGTCATCGAGGACGGCACCGTACAGCGCGCGATCTTCAAGGACATCGCCGAGGAGATCGCGGTGATGGACCCGGACGCGGTGCTGCCGCCGGCCGTCGAGCGCATCCGCGCCGACGTCCCCGAGGACAAGAAGCTCCTCTCCCTCTTCACGGACGTCTTCGACTGCTTCTTCCGCTTCCTCAACGGCATCCTGGTCACGAACGGGGTACTGGACGAGGACACCTTCTGGCGCACCGTCGCCGACTGCGTGCACGCGTACCAGGAAGCCAACCCGCAGCTCGCGGACAAGTTCCGGCAGTACGACATGTTCGCCGACGAGTTCGCGCTCTCCTGCCTGAACCGTCTCCAGCTGCGGAACAACAAGGAGATGGTGGACCTCCAGGACCCGGCGGGCGCCCTCCAGCTGATCGGCACGCTGGAGAACCCGATCGCGCGGTACGCGGGAGGCGGGGAGGCGTGA
- a CDS encoding GNAT family N-acetyltransferase, producing the protein MTATVFTRTHASLGEFALRPVDPAGDAELLHGWVTHPKAVYWMMQDADLAAVEKEFARIDADPYHDAFIGLHNGEPAFLMERYDPAHREVTEVHEAAPGDVGMHFLTAPTDAPVHGFTLAVITTVMDMLFAEPGNQRVVVEPAVGNTAVHALNKAVGFEIVRTVTLPKGEAYLSTCTRGQFLAARGENPC; encoded by the coding sequence ATGACCGCGACCGTCTTCACCCGCACCCACGCCTCGCTCGGCGAGTTCGCGCTGCGCCCGGTCGACCCGGCCGGCGACGCGGAGCTGCTGCACGGCTGGGTCACCCACCCCAAGGCCGTCTACTGGATGATGCAGGACGCGGACCTCGCGGCCGTGGAGAAGGAGTTCGCGCGCATCGACGCCGACCCGTACCACGACGCCTTCATCGGCCTGCACAACGGCGAACCGGCCTTCCTGATGGAGCGCTACGACCCGGCGCACCGCGAGGTCACCGAGGTCCACGAGGCGGCGCCCGGCGACGTCGGCATGCACTTCCTGACCGCGCCGACCGACGCCCCGGTGCACGGCTTCACCCTCGCCGTGATCACCACCGTGATGGACATGCTGTTCGCCGAGCCGGGCAACCAGCGCGTCGTCGTCGAGCCGGCCGTCGGCAACACGGCGGTGCACGCCCTCAACAAGGCCGTCGGCTTCGAGATCGTCCGTACCGTCACGCTGCCCAAGGGCGAGGCGTACCTGAGCACCTGCACCCGCGGCCAGTTCCTGGCCGCCCGAGGAGAAAACCCATGCTGA
- a CDS encoding lysine N(6)-hydroxylase/L-ornithine N(5)-oxygenase family protein, whose amino-acid sequence MSAPHDFLAIGLGPFNLGLACLTEPIAELDGLFLDDKPSFDWHPGMMLETSTLQVPFMADLVTLADPTSPFSFLNYLKESGRMYSFYIRESFYPLRAEYNDYCRWAAAKLDTLRFGHRVTTVEYDEAEQVYVVHADHLPTGEKKTYRARKLVLGTGTPPHIPEACQGLGGDFLHNADYLENKAALQAKDSITIVGSGQSAAEIYHDLLQDIDSHGYHLTWATRSPRFFPLEYTKLTLEMTSPEYVDYFHALPAATRDRLNASHKNLYKGIDSELINEIFDLLYQKNLHGPCPTRLLTNTALHGAGYDAASGTYTLQLRQEEQGQDFTLATQGLVLATGYRYATPEFLAPLTGRIAWDDAGRYAVNRNYSIDTAGREIFVQNAELHTHGFVTPDLGMAAYRNSCIIRELLGREYYPVEKSIAFQEFAAPAGPHHPVEVSPV is encoded by the coding sequence GTGTCCGCCCCTCACGATTTCCTGGCCATCGGCCTCGGGCCCTTCAACCTCGGCCTCGCCTGTCTGACCGAGCCGATCGCCGAGTTGGACGGCCTGTTCCTGGACGACAAGCCGTCCTTCGACTGGCACCCCGGCATGATGCTGGAGACCAGCACCCTCCAGGTGCCGTTCATGGCCGACCTGGTCACCCTCGCCGATCCCACCTCGCCCTTCTCCTTCCTGAACTACCTGAAGGAATCGGGCCGGATGTACTCCTTCTACATCCGCGAGAGCTTCTACCCGCTGCGCGCCGAGTACAACGACTACTGCCGCTGGGCCGCCGCCAAGCTCGACACCCTCCGCTTCGGCCACCGGGTCACCACCGTCGAGTACGACGAGGCCGAGCAGGTCTACGTCGTCCACGCCGACCACCTGCCCACCGGCGAGAAGAAGACCTACCGCGCCCGCAAGCTCGTCCTCGGCACCGGCACCCCGCCGCACATCCCCGAGGCCTGCCAGGGCCTGGGCGGCGACTTCCTGCACAACGCCGACTACCTGGAGAACAAGGCCGCCCTCCAGGCCAAGGACTCCATCACCATCGTCGGCAGCGGCCAGAGCGCGGCGGAGATCTACCACGACCTCCTCCAGGACATCGACAGCCATGGCTACCACCTGACCTGGGCCACCCGCTCCCCCCGGTTCTTCCCCCTCGAATACACCAAGCTCACCCTGGAGATGACCTCTCCGGAGTACGTGGACTACTTCCACGCGCTGCCCGCCGCCACCCGCGACCGGCTCAACGCCTCGCACAAGAACCTCTACAAGGGCATCGACTCCGAGCTGATCAACGAGATCTTCGACCTGCTCTACCAGAAGAACCTGCACGGCCCCTGCCCGACCCGGCTGCTGACCAACACCGCCCTCCACGGCGCCGGTTACGACGCTGCCTCCGGCACGTACACCCTCCAGCTGCGCCAGGAGGAACAGGGCCAGGACTTCACGCTCGCCACGCAGGGCCTGGTGCTGGCCACCGGATACCGCTACGCCACACCGGAGTTCCTCGCTCCGCTCACCGGCCGCATCGCCTGGGACGACGCCGGCCGCTACGCGGTGAACCGCAACTACAGCATCGACACCGCCGGCCGCGAGATCTTCGTCCAGAACGCCGAACTGCACACCCACGGCTTCGTCACCCCGGACCTGGGCATGGCCGCGTACCGCAACTCCTGCATCATCCGCGAGCTGCTCGGCCGCGAGTACTACCCGGTCGAGAAGTCCATCGCCTTCCAGGAGTTCGCCGCCCCGGCCGGACCGCACCACCCCGTGGAGGTCTCCCCCGTATGA
- a CDS encoding pyridoxal phosphate-dependent decarboxylase family protein, producing MSPLARSAEDPSPAAETGTQDSRSQLLNNGTAERYRRSVADGVDRIADKISRTERPFTGVTVDGLTPTVAGIDLEQPLHDPAAALDELEEVYLRDAVYFHHPRYLAHLNCPVVIPALVGEAVLSAVNSSLDTWDQSAGGTLIERRLIDWTARRIGLGERADGIFTSGGTQSNLQAMLLARDEACRTALARENDPGESIPGAAPQDATAPVRRTDILPRLRILASQVGHFSIEKAATLLGLGAEAVIAVPCDADKRMRTDALADELARCADEGLIPMAVVATAGTTDFGSIDPLPEIADLCTQYGTWLHVDAAYGCGLLVSRRRALLDGIERADSVTVDYHKSFFQPVSSSAVLVRDHATLRHVTYHADYLNPARMAERRIPNQVDKSIQTTRRFDALKLWLTLRTMGADAIGELFDEVVDRAADAWKLLNDDPRFEVVVEPQLSTLVFRYLPYADDRDPVLSDEVNLHAREALFASGDAIVAGTVVDGRHYLKFTLLNPETTLADIATVLDLIAEHAGAYLAARPEPALSAAS from the coding sequence ATGAGCCCCCTCGCGCGCTCCGCCGAGGACCCGTCACCCGCCGCAGAAACCGGGACCCAGGACAGCCGGTCCCAGCTGCTCAACAACGGCACCGCCGAGCGCTACCGCCGCTCCGTCGCCGACGGCGTCGACCGCATAGCCGACAAAATATCCCGTACCGAACGCCCCTTCACCGGCGTCACCGTCGACGGCCTGACCCCCACCGTGGCCGGTATCGACCTCGAACAGCCGCTGCACGACCCCGCCGCCGCGCTGGACGAGCTCGAAGAGGTCTACCTCCGCGACGCCGTCTACTTCCACCACCCGCGCTACCTCGCCCACCTCAACTGCCCGGTCGTCATCCCGGCCCTGGTCGGCGAGGCGGTGCTGTCCGCGGTCAACTCCTCGCTGGACACCTGGGACCAGAGCGCCGGCGGCACCCTCATCGAGCGCCGCCTGATCGACTGGACCGCCCGCCGCATCGGCCTCGGCGAGCGCGCCGACGGCATCTTCACCAGCGGCGGCACGCAGTCCAACCTCCAGGCCATGCTGCTGGCCCGCGACGAGGCGTGCCGCACGGCCCTCGCCCGCGAGAACGACCCGGGCGAGAGCATTCCGGGTGCGGCGCCCCAGGACGCCACGGCTCCGGTACGCCGTACCGACATCCTGCCCCGCCTGCGGATCCTCGCCTCCCAGGTCGGCCACTTCAGCATCGAGAAGGCGGCCACCCTGCTCGGCCTCGGCGCGGAAGCCGTGATCGCGGTGCCCTGCGACGCGGACAAGCGGATGCGGACCGACGCGCTCGCCGACGAGCTGGCGCGCTGCGCGGACGAGGGCCTGATCCCGATGGCGGTCGTCGCCACCGCGGGCACCACCGACTTCGGCAGCATCGACCCGCTGCCCGAGATCGCCGACCTGTGCACGCAGTACGGCACCTGGCTGCACGTGGACGCCGCGTACGGCTGCGGCCTGCTGGTCTCCCGCCGCCGCGCCCTCCTGGACGGCATCGAGCGCGCCGACTCGGTGACGGTGGACTACCACAAGTCCTTCTTCCAGCCGGTCAGCTCCAGCGCCGTGCTCGTCCGCGACCACGCCACCCTGCGGCACGTCACGTACCACGCGGACTACCTCAACCCGGCGCGGATGGCCGAGCGGCGCATCCCCAACCAGGTCGACAAATCGATCCAGACCACCCGCCGCTTCGACGCGCTCAAACTGTGGCTGACGCTGCGCACCATGGGTGCCGACGCCATCGGCGAGCTCTTCGACGAGGTCGTGGACCGCGCCGCCGACGCCTGGAAGCTCCTGAACGACGACCCGCGCTTCGAGGTCGTGGTCGAGCCGCAGCTGAGCACCCTGGTCTTCCGCTACCTGCCGTACGCCGACGACCGGGACCCGGTGCTGAGCGACGAGGTCAACCTGCACGCCAGGGAAGCGCTGTTCGCCTCCGGCGACGCCATCGTCGCGGGCACCGTCGTGGACGGCCGCCACTACCTGAAATTCACCCTGCTCAACCCCGAGACCACGCTGGCCGACATCGCCACGGTCCTCGACCTGATCGCCGAGCACGCCGGCGCGTACCTCGCCGCACGCCCCGAACCGGCCCTCAGCGCCGCGAGCTGA
- a CDS encoding DUF1015 family protein, translating into MTTDGLRLHPFRGLRYATDRVSSLTAVTSPPYDVVVRPDGVRHLETADPYNIVRLILPQAPDPATRHLQAAETLRRWRAQGVLATDDRPALYVYEQSKGGLLQRGLIGALELGGPVLPHEDVIPEVVEDRAALMREAAANFEPLLLSYVGQGTGNGATGVIERTVLTTPLLATTTEDGFSHRLWAVTDPGELAAVNEDLALRHALIADGHHRWATYQRLHEEHPGNGAASPWASGLVLLVDSARHPLQVRAIHRVLPNLPLDDALAGLGGAFRARPVEGPLDSALAELERTPGSAFLLASGPERFCLLDRPDADLLDRTIRRDRPEAWRELDATVLHSVLLDEVWRVRDHPSEISYLHRAGDAVEQAAKHGGTAVLLRPVLEQTVRQLALKGVTMPRKSTSFGPKPATGLVLRVLDEEA; encoded by the coding sequence ATGACCACCGACGGCCTTCGCCTCCACCCTTTCCGCGGACTGCGCTACGCCACGGACCGCGTCAGCAGCCTCACGGCCGTCACCTCGCCGCCGTACGACGTCGTCGTGCGGCCGGACGGCGTGCGCCACCTGGAAACCGCCGACCCCTACAACATCGTGCGGCTCATCCTCCCGCAGGCACCCGACCCCGCCACCCGGCACCTCCAGGCCGCCGAGACGCTGCGCCGCTGGCGCGCCCAGGGCGTCCTGGCCACGGACGACCGGCCCGCGCTCTACGTGTACGAGCAGAGCAAGGGCGGCCTCCTCCAGCGCGGGCTGATCGGCGCGCTCGAACTGGGCGGACCGGTCCTGCCGCACGAGGACGTGATCCCCGAGGTCGTCGAGGACCGCGCCGCCCTGATGCGCGAGGCCGCCGCCAACTTCGAGCCACTGCTGCTCTCCTACGTCGGCCAGGGCACCGGCAACGGCGCCACCGGCGTCATCGAACGTACCGTCCTGACCACCCCGCTGCTCGCCACCACCACCGAGGACGGCTTCTCCCACCGGCTGTGGGCGGTGACCGACCCCGGTGAGCTGGCCGCCGTCAACGAGGACCTGGCCCTGCGGCACGCCCTGATCGCCGACGGGCACCACCGCTGGGCCACCTATCAGCGGCTGCACGAGGAGCACCCCGGCAACGGCGCGGCCAGCCCCTGGGCCAGCGGTCTGGTGCTCCTCGTGGACTCCGCCCGCCACCCGCTCCAGGTACGGGCCATCCACCGCGTCCTGCCGAACCTGCCGCTGGACGACGCGCTGGCCGGGCTGGGCGGCGCGTTCCGCGCCCGGCCGGTGGAAGGCCCGCTCGATTCGGCGCTGGCGGAACTGGAGCGGACGCCCGGCAGTGCCTTCCTGCTGGCCTCGGGTCCGGAGCGGTTCTGCCTGCTGGACCGGCCCGACGCGGACCTGCTCGACCGTACGATCCGCCGCGACCGTCCCGAGGCGTGGCGCGAGCTGGACGCCACCGTGCTGCACTCGGTCCTGCTGGACGAGGTGTGGCGGGTGCGCGACCACCCGTCCGAGATCAGCTATCTGCACCGTGCCGGGGACGCCGTCGAGCAGGCGGCGAAGCACGGCGGCACGGCCGTCCTGCTGCGCCCGGTCCTGGAGCAAACGGTGCGTCAACTCGCGCTGAAGGGCGTGACGATGCCGCGCAAGTCGACGTCGTTCGGCCCCAAGCCGGCCACCGGTCTGGTGCTGCGCGTCCTGGACGAAGAGGCCTGA
- a CDS encoding HAD-IIA family hydrolase — protein sequence MSERVLRERPGRCDRALREAYDTALLDLDGVVYAGGLPIEHAVASLTTARDAGMHLAYVTNNASRTPDAVADQLTGFGLPTAPTDVITSAQAVARLIAAQVPEGARVLAIGGEGLRVALRERGLEPVESADDGPAAVVQGFDPKLNWERLAEAAYAVQRGVPWFASNTDLTIPKERGIAPGNGALVEVVRTATGGGRPQVAGKPETPMHRETVLRTGARRPLVVGDRLDTDIEGAYNGGVDSLLVLTGVTTAAELLAAPPQHRPTYVDADLRGVLAPQPEVSGDVDGGFRCGGWTASVRDGVLELDGEGAALDGLRALCAAAWTAAGEGSCGADAGKALARLGM from the coding sequence ATGAGCGAGCGGGTGCTGCGCGAGCGGCCCGGACGGTGCGACCGGGCACTGCGCGAGGCGTACGACACGGCGCTGCTGGACCTGGACGGAGTCGTGTACGCCGGCGGCTTGCCGATCGAGCACGCCGTCGCGTCGCTCACCACGGCCCGCGACGCCGGGATGCATCTGGCGTATGTGACCAACAACGCGTCCCGGACGCCGGACGCGGTCGCCGATCAGCTCACCGGGTTCGGGCTGCCGACCGCGCCGACCGACGTGATCACCTCGGCGCAGGCGGTCGCCCGGCTGATCGCCGCACAGGTTCCGGAGGGCGCGCGGGTACTGGCGATCGGCGGCGAGGGGCTGCGGGTGGCGCTGCGCGAGCGCGGCCTGGAGCCGGTGGAGTCCGCGGACGACGGCCCAGCGGCCGTGGTGCAGGGATTCGACCCGAAGCTGAACTGGGAACGGCTGGCGGAGGCCGCCTACGCCGTCCAGCGCGGTGTGCCCTGGTTCGCCTCCAACACCGACCTGACCATCCCCAAGGAGCGCGGGATCGCGCCGGGGAACGGGGCGCTGGTGGAGGTCGTACGGACCGCCACCGGTGGCGGCAGGCCCCAGGTGGCGGGCAAGCCGGAGACGCCGATGCACCGGGAGACGGTGCTGCGCACCGGTGCGCGGCGGCCGCTGGTGGTGGGCGACCGGCTGGACACGGACATCGAGGGTGCCTACAACGGCGGCGTGGACTCGCTGCTGGTGCTGACCGGCGTGACGACCGCCGCCGAGCTGCTGGCCGCGCCGCCGCAGCACCGTCCGACGTACGTGGACGCGGACCTGCGCGGTGTCCTCGCCCCGCAGCCGGAGGTTTCCGGGGACGTGGACGGCGGCTTCCGGTGCGGCGGCTGGACGGCGTCCGTACGTGACGGCGTACTGGAGCTGGACGGGGAGGGCGCCGCGCTGGACGGTCTGCGGGCGCTGTGCGCGGCCGCCTGGACTGCGGCGGGCGAGGGCAGCTGCGGCGCGGACGCGGGCAAGGCGCTGGCGCGGCTCGGGATGTAG
- a CDS encoding siderophore-interacting protein, with product MTTTAAPATTPFRFFDVHVVRARRLGPSMVRITFGGERLGELVSGGRDQRFKLFLPQAHQTEPVFADQSENWYPAWRAQDPAERPLMRSYTIREQRHESAEIDVDFALHGADAPGGAAGGPASRWAAAARPGDRVSVLGPAVEDNGGVDFRPPPGTDWILLTGDETALPAVAGILAWLSPGTQAKVFLSVAHAADRQALPTFADADITWLAADERPADGSDALLEAVRAAELPEGTPYAWIAGEAGNVKALRRHLVRERGFDRRAVKFTGYWRRGASEEDLLAEYVAGTAAATDED from the coding sequence ATGACCACGACCGCCGCACCCGCCACCACCCCGTTCCGCTTCTTCGACGTGCACGTCGTGCGCGCCCGCCGGCTCGGGCCCTCCATGGTCCGGATCACCTTCGGCGGCGAACGGCTCGGCGAGCTGGTCTCCGGCGGCCGTGACCAGCGGTTCAAACTGTTCCTCCCGCAGGCCCACCAGACCGAGCCGGTCTTCGCCGACCAGAGCGAGAACTGGTACCCGGCCTGGCGCGCCCAGGACCCCGCCGAGCGGCCGCTGATGCGCTCGTACACGATCCGCGAGCAGCGCCACGAATCCGCCGAGATCGACGTGGACTTCGCGCTGCACGGCGCGGACGCCCCGGGCGGCGCGGCCGGCGGCCCGGCCTCGCGCTGGGCGGCGGCCGCCCGGCCCGGCGACCGCGTCTCGGTCCTCGGGCCGGCCGTCGAGGACAACGGCGGTGTCGACTTCCGCCCGCCGCCCGGCACCGACTGGATCCTGCTGACCGGCGACGAGACGGCGCTGCCCGCGGTGGCCGGGATCCTGGCCTGGCTCTCCCCCGGCACCCAGGCCAAGGTCTTCCTGTCCGTCGCCCACGCGGCCGACCGCCAGGCCCTGCCCACGTTCGCGGACGCCGACATCACCTGGCTCGCGGCCGACGAGCGGCCCGCGGACGGATCGGACGCCCTCCTCGAAGCGGTCCGCGCCGCCGAACTGCCCGAGGGCACCCCGTACGCCTGGATCGCGGGCGAGGCGGGCAACGTGAAGGCGCTGCGCCGCCACCTCGTACGGGAGCGTGGCTTCGACCGCCGGGCCGTGAAGTTCACCGGCTACTGGCGGCGTGGCGCCAGCGAGGAGGACCTGCTCGCGGAGTACGTGGCGGGCACGGCGGCCGCCACCGACGAGGACTGA
- a CDS encoding ABC transporter substrate-binding protein: protein MSTSRSVSLTRRGVLAAGGAVGIGALLAACGGKESGSKGDVKGGAWSFTDDRKKKVSLDHTPQRIVAFTGTAAALHDFGIDKQVVGVFGPTKLKDGKPDPQAGDIDVDRVTIIGNAYNQFAVEKYAALNPDLLITNMYEPGALWFVPEQSKDKITKLAEQVAITSARVPLVKIIERYAELAQSLGADLKAKKVTDAKARFEKASAELREAAKSNPVRVLACSGSADLFYASNPGINSDIMYYKSLGVDIIVPDNLDKGGYFENLSWENADKYPADVLMLDNRTSALQPKDLAAKPAWNKLPAVKAGQVTGWSSEPRFSYAGAAPLIEELTKAIKNAKKVA from the coding sequence ATGAGCACCTCCCGAAGCGTATCCCTCACCCGCCGCGGCGTCCTCGCCGCCGGTGGCGCCGTCGGCATCGGCGCCCTGCTGGCCGCCTGCGGCGGCAAGGAATCGGGGTCGAAGGGGGACGTCAAGGGCGGCGCCTGGTCCTTCACCGACGACCGCAAGAAGAAGGTCTCCCTCGACCACACGCCGCAGCGCATCGTCGCCTTCACCGGCACCGCCGCCGCCCTGCACGACTTCGGCATCGACAAGCAGGTCGTCGGCGTCTTCGGCCCGACCAAGCTCAAGGACGGCAAGCCGGACCCGCAGGCCGGGGACATCGACGTGGACCGGGTCACCATCATCGGCAACGCGTACAACCAGTTCGCGGTCGAGAAGTACGCGGCCCTCAATCCCGATCTGCTGATCACCAACATGTACGAGCCGGGCGCCCTGTGGTTCGTGCCGGAACAGAGCAAGGACAAGATCACCAAGCTGGCCGAGCAGGTGGCCATCACCTCGGCCCGGGTCCCGCTGGTGAAGATCATCGAGCGGTACGCCGAACTGGCGCAGTCCCTCGGCGCCGACCTGAAGGCCAAGAAGGTCACCGACGCCAAGGCCCGCTTCGAGAAGGCCTCGGCCGAGCTGCGCGAGGCCGCCAAGTCCAACCCGGTGCGGGTGCTCGCCTGCTCCGGCAGCGCCGACCTCTTCTACGCCTCCAACCCGGGCATCAACTCGGACATCATGTACTACAAGTCCCTGGGCGTGGACATCATCGTGCCGGACAACCTGGACAAGGGCGGCTACTTCGAGAACCTGAGCTGGGAGAACGCCGACAAGTACCCGGCCGACGTGCTGATGCTGGACAACCGCACCTCCGCCCTCCAGCCCAAGGACCTCGCCGCCAAGCCCGCCTGGAACAAGCTGCCCGCCGTCAAGGCCGGCCAGGTCACCGGCTGGTCCAGCGAGCCGCGCTTCTCCTACGCGGGCGCCGCCCCGCTGATCGAGGAGCTCACCAAGGCCATCAAGAACGCCAAGAAGGTCGCCTGA